A genomic region of Streptosporangium lutulentum contains the following coding sequences:
- a CDS encoding MFS transporter, which produces MTSEQVAEDTPQARRREQRGWYFYDWANSAFPTTVLTVFLGPYLTTIAEAAAQGRPYVDVLGFDIRPSAYYSFVVGVAAILQIILMPLAGALADHTGRKKELMGLFAYLGAGATICFWFVADGRYLLGGVLFILANTAFAAAFVIYNSFLPEISTADERDKVSAQGWGFGYLGGGLLLAVHLVLFLGHDSFGVSEGDAVRLALSSAGLWWGGFTIIPLLRLRNRRALVPGAETAGQAVAGSFRQLGRTIRELRRYPLTLGFLVAYLIYNDGVQTVISFSATYADKELGLSQTVRIGAILMVQFVAFFGALLLGRFAAYWGAKRVVMCALVAWTVVVGVAYFLPKGSAVAFFALGFAIAIVMGGTQALSRSLFSHVIPVGKEAEYYSLYEISDKGSTFLGSFTLGLALQLTDSYRLGIISLVIFFVLGLVLLTLIDLPKAIRAAGNTVPERI; this is translated from the coding sequence ATGACCTCCGAACAGGTCGCCGAGGACACCCCCCAGGCCCGCCGCCGCGAACAGCGCGGCTGGTACTTCTACGACTGGGCGAACTCCGCCTTCCCCACCACGGTCCTGACGGTCTTCCTCGGGCCGTACCTGACGACGATCGCGGAGGCCGCCGCCCAGGGCCGCCCGTACGTGGACGTGCTGGGGTTCGACATACGGCCCAGCGCCTACTACTCCTTCGTGGTGGGCGTCGCGGCCATCCTGCAGATCATCCTGATGCCCCTGGCGGGAGCCCTGGCCGACCACACCGGCCGCAAGAAGGAGCTCATGGGCCTGTTCGCCTATCTCGGCGCCGGGGCCACGATCTGTTTCTGGTTCGTCGCGGACGGACGCTACCTGCTGGGCGGGGTGCTGTTCATCCTGGCCAACACCGCCTTCGCGGCCGCATTCGTGATCTACAACTCGTTCTTGCCCGAGATCTCCACGGCGGACGAGCGCGACAAGGTCTCCGCCCAGGGCTGGGGCTTCGGCTACCTGGGCGGCGGCCTGCTGCTCGCCGTCCACCTCGTCCTCTTCCTCGGCCACGACTCCTTCGGCGTCTCCGAGGGCGACGCCGTACGTCTCGCGCTGTCCTCCGCCGGCCTGTGGTGGGGCGGGTTCACGATCATCCCGCTGCTGCGGCTGCGCAACCGGCGGGCGCTCGTCCCGGGCGCCGAGACCGCCGGTCAGGCCGTGGCGGGCAGTTTCCGGCAGCTGGGCCGTACGATCAGGGAGCTGCGCCGCTACCCGCTGACGCTGGGCTTCCTGGTGGCCTACCTGATCTACAACGACGGCGTGCAGACCGTCATCTCCTTCTCGGCCACCTACGCCGACAAGGAGCTCGGGCTGAGCCAGACCGTCAGGATCGGGGCGATCCTGATGGTGCAGTTCGTCGCCTTCTTCGGCGCCCTGCTGCTCGGCCGGTTCGCCGCCTACTGGGGGGCGAAGCGGGTCGTGATGTGCGCCCTGGTCGCCTGGACCGTCGTGGTGGGCGTGGCCTACTTCCTGCCCAAGGGCTCGGCCGTGGCGTTCTTCGCGCTCGGGTTCGCCATCGCGATCGTGATGGGTGGCACCCAGGCCCTGTCGCGGTCGCTGTTCTCCCACGTGATCCCGGTGGGCAAGGAGGCGGAATATTACAGCCTGTACGAGATCAGTGACAAGGGGTCGACGTTCCTCGGCTCGTTCACCCTCGGCCTGGCGCTCCAGCTAACCGACAGTTACCGCCTCGGCATCATCTCTTTGGTGATCTTCTTTGTGCTCGGGCTGGTGCTGCTCACCCTCATCGACCTGCCCAAGGCCATCCGAGCGGCCGGAAACACGGTGCCGGAACGCATCTGA
- a CDS encoding RNA polymerase-binding protein RbpA: MGERALRGTRLGATSYENDRNTDLAPRQEVSYTCPKGHRFDVPLAAEAEIPATWECRMCGATALRVDGELPEAKKAKPPRTHWDMLLERRTIEDLEEVLNERLAILRAQRRKSA, encoded by the coding sequence ATGGGCGAGCGTGCGCTACGCGGTACCCGACTCGGGGCGACCAGCTACGAGAACGACCGCAACACCGATCTGGCCCCGCGCCAGGAGGTGTCCTACACCTGCCCGAAGGGCCATCGATTCGACGTTCCGCTTGCCGCTGAAGCCGAGATCCCGGCGACCTGGGAGTGCCGCATGTGCGGCGCTACCGCGCTCCGGGTGGACGGCGAGCTGCCGGAGGCAAAGAAGGCCAAGCCCCCACGGACGCACTGGGACATGCTGCTGGAGCGCCGCACGATCGAAGACCTGGAGGAGGTGCTCAACGAGCGCCTGGCGATTCTACGCGCCCAGCGCCGCAAGAGCGCCTGA
- a CDS encoding TIGR03854 family LLM class F420-dependent oxidoreductase, which produces MKVRMGIAPAATESADRFAGTVDRAEALGIDSLWLSEVVFGPSVEPFVGMGYALSRTTRMKVGTGVAILPGRHPVLVAKQLASLSALAPGRVLPAFGLHPARPEEKSVFPIAGSSRGAVFDESLELLRLLLRQERVTFRGRFHSVEDAGVGPLPAKPLDIWLGGSGPVALRRVGRLADGWLASFLTPQEAGAGRKAIQDHAAEAGREIEPDHYGISLAVALGSIPDELAAAIRRRRPDADPADLVPVGWQACRDRIERYIAAGITKFVVRPAGRTPETEHFMEEFARELMPMEN; this is translated from the coding sequence ATGAAGGTACGGATGGGAATCGCCCCGGCGGCGACCGAGAGCGCGGACCGCTTCGCCGGGACCGTCGACCGGGCCGAGGCCCTGGGCATCGACTCGCTGTGGCTTTCGGAGGTCGTCTTCGGGCCGTCGGTCGAGCCGTTCGTCGGAATGGGGTACGCGCTGTCCAGGACGACCCGGATGAAGGTCGGTACGGGCGTGGCCATCCTGCCGGGCCGTCACCCGGTGCTGGTCGCCAAGCAGCTCGCCTCCCTGTCCGCGCTGGCCCCCGGCCGGGTGCTCCCCGCCTTCGGCCTCCATCCGGCCAGACCCGAGGAGAAAAGCGTCTTCCCCATCGCCGGCAGCTCCCGCGGCGCCGTCTTCGACGAGTCGCTGGAACTGCTCAGGTTGCTGCTCCGGCAGGAGAGGGTGACCTTCAGGGGCAGGTTCCACAGCGTCGAGGACGCCGGCGTCGGGCCGCTCCCCGCCAAGCCGCTGGACATCTGGCTGGGCGGCAGCGGCCCGGTCGCGCTGCGTCGCGTCGGCCGTCTCGCGGACGGCTGGCTCGCCAGCTTCCTCACTCCCCAGGAGGCCGGCGCGGGCCGGAAGGCGATCCAGGATCACGCCGCCGAGGCCGGTCGTGAGATCGAACCCGACCATTACGGCATCAGCCTCGCCGTGGCCCTCGGCTCCATCCCGGACGAGCTGGCGGCCGCGATCCGCAGACGCCGCCCCGACGCCGATCCCGCGGACCTCGTCCCGGTCGGCTGGCAGGCGTGCCGCGACCGGATCGAGCGCTACATCGCCGCGGGCATCACCAAGTTCGTCGTACGGCCGGCCGGGCGGACCCCGGAGACGGAGCACTTCATGGAGGAGTTCGCCCGGGAGCTGATGCCCATGGAGAACTGA
- a CDS encoding isocitrate lyase/PEP mutase family protein — protein MAMETTEGTTSATAHEKAAALRALHVPGSPLVVPNIWDAASARAVEAAGFPVVATGSAAIASMLGYDDGEAAPAGEMLAAVTRIVRAVGVPVTADMERGYGQKPAELVARLASAGVAGCNLEDSDPRTGEMVDADEQAAFLGAVRAAAVDAGVDLVINARVDPYLHGTGTPSERLAESVRRGRLYLRAGADCVYPIFATEAEDIRALAGEIDGPINVLFRPGTPSIGELAALGVARVSFGPGLYRVVQAHTARMLAAVRSGNSPYPPDAAG, from the coding sequence ATGGCTATGGAGACCACCGAGGGCACGACGAGCGCGACAGCCCACGAGAAGGCCGCGGCGCTGCGGGCGCTGCACGTTCCGGGCAGCCCGCTGGTGGTGCCCAACATCTGGGACGCGGCGTCGGCCCGTGCCGTCGAGGCGGCCGGATTCCCGGTGGTCGCCACCGGGAGCGCCGCGATCGCCTCCATGCTCGGATACGACGACGGGGAGGCGGCGCCGGCCGGGGAGATGCTGGCCGCGGTCACCCGGATCGTCCGGGCCGTCGGCGTGCCCGTCACCGCCGACATGGAGCGCGGCTACGGGCAGAAGCCCGCGGAGCTGGTCGCGCGCCTGGCCTCCGCCGGCGTGGCCGGCTGCAACCTGGAGGACTCCGACCCCCGTACGGGCGAGATGGTCGACGCCGACGAGCAGGCCGCGTTCCTGGGAGCCGTCCGGGCCGCCGCCGTCGACGCGGGCGTCGACCTGGTGATCAACGCGCGTGTCGACCCCTACCTCCACGGCACGGGCACGCCCTCCGAGAGGCTCGCGGAATCGGTGCGGCGCGGGCGTCTGTACCTGCGGGCCGGCGCCGACTGCGTCTATCCGATCTTCGCCACCGAGGCCGAGGACATCCGCGCGCTGGCCGGGGAGATCGACGGTCCGATCAACGTCCTGTTCCGTCCCGGCACGCCGTCGATCGGGGAGCTGGCGGCCCTCGGAGTGGCCCGCGTGAGCTTCGGGCCCGGACTGTACCGGGTCGTGCAGGCCCACACGGCCCGGATGCTCGCGGCCGTCCGGTCCGGGAACAGCCCCTACCCGCCGGATGCCGCCGGCTGA
- a CDS encoding PP2C family protein-serine/threonine phosphatase — translation MDPSEGCARMLAGLVQASHLSAMEQLPALVQEHAAHAGLYDVLIYLTDLQREVLRLLTGHGTNAGEDADPELAELRIDGTLAGRAFQDVRVLPKQGVGGVDWWWVPLLDGTERLGMLRISAREADERTQQNMRHLASVVALMVVSKRGHSDSYARLVRTRPMNVAAEMQWNLLPPLTFANEEVVIAAALEPAYEIGGDAFEYALAGEKVHLSIFDAMGHDASAGLTSNLALAACRNYRRQGADLIRVSEGIEEVLIEEFGLANRFATAILAELNTRTGMFSWVNRGHHPPVVIRGGRWTTSLQCPPAHPMGLDLGLPVTLCGEQLEPGDRVLLYTDGITEARNSKGQEFGLERFVDFIIRRSADGLPVPETLRRLIRSVLEYHDGLLQDDASVLFVEWHGGGHRKLRL, via the coding sequence ATGGATCCTTCGGAGGGCTGTGCGCGAATGCTGGCCGGGCTGGTCCAGGCCAGTCATCTGAGCGCGATGGAGCAGCTGCCGGCCCTGGTCCAGGAGCATGCCGCCCATGCCGGCCTGTACGACGTGCTGATCTACCTGACCGACCTGCAACGGGAGGTGCTCCGCCTGCTGACCGGCCACGGCACGAACGCCGGTGAGGACGCGGACCCGGAGCTGGCCGAGCTGCGGATCGACGGAACGCTGGCCGGGCGGGCCTTCCAGGACGTGAGAGTCCTGCCCAAACAGGGCGTCGGCGGCGTGGACTGGTGGTGGGTGCCGCTGCTGGACGGCACCGAACGCCTGGGGATGCTGCGGATCAGCGCCCGGGAGGCCGACGAGCGGACCCAGCAGAACATGCGGCACCTGGCCTCCGTGGTGGCACTGATGGTGGTGAGCAAGCGCGGCCACAGCGACTCCTACGCCCGGCTGGTCCGGACCCGGCCGATGAACGTCGCCGCGGAGATGCAGTGGAACCTCCTGCCGCCGCTGACCTTCGCCAACGAGGAGGTGGTGATCGCCGCCGCTCTCGAACCGGCCTACGAGATCGGCGGCGACGCCTTCGAATACGCCCTGGCCGGGGAGAAGGTCCATCTTTCGATCTTCGACGCGATGGGTCATGACGCGTCCGCCGGACTGACCTCCAACCTGGCGCTGGCCGCCTGCCGCAACTACCGCCGCCAGGGCGCCGACCTGATCCGCGTCAGCGAGGGGATCGAGGAGGTCCTGATCGAGGAGTTCGGCCTGGCCAACCGTTTCGCCACCGCGATTCTGGCCGAGCTGAACACCCGCACCGGCATGTTCAGCTGGGTCAACCGGGGCCATCACCCGCCGGTGGTGATCCGGGGCGGACGCTGGACCACCAGCCTCCAATGCCCGCCCGCCCACCCCATGGGCCTCGACCTCGGCCTGCCCGTGACCCTGTGCGGCGAGCAACTCGAACCGGGCGACCGCGTGCTGCTCTACACCGACGGCATCACCGAGGCACGCAACAGCAAGGGCCAGGAGTTCGGTCTCGAACGGTTCGTCGACTTCATCATCCGGCGCAGCGCCGACGGGCTTCCGGTGCCGGAGACCCTGCGCCGCCTCATCCGCAGCGTGCTGGAGTATCACGACGGCCTGCTCCAGGACGACGCCAGCGTCCTGTTCGTGGAATGGCACGGAGGCGGTCACCGGAAGCTGCGCCTCTGA
- a CDS encoding MHYT domain-containing protein — protein MPPVDHFAHGFTTPAAAYVMSSIGCLLGLLLAARAREAGGRSRTLWLASAALSIGGTGIWVMHFIAMMGFNVRGTAIRYDVPLTIASALLAVVVVGAGLFLVSAKGTGPLSLISGGLLTGLGVAGMHYLGMAGMNMSAHVSYDPLLVALSLLIAVVAATVALWFSLRATGALAITGAALLMGVAVNGMHYTGMFAMDVTVHDTSMSTSGASAMDFMLPLIIGISLLTLGLLLTIFLSPSEKEMREDAALLSQFQRPRDGVAGSVPPPGADAGRPAEPRAPSLFDSADPGH, from the coding sequence ATGCCCCCCGTCGATCATTTCGCCCATGGGTTCACCACCCCCGCGGCCGCCTATGTCATGTCAAGTATCGGGTGCCTGCTGGGGCTCCTGCTCGCCGCCCGCGCCCGCGAGGCCGGGGGCCGCTCCCGCACCCTGTGGCTGGCCTCCGCCGCCCTGTCCATCGGTGGAACCGGGATCTGGGTGATGCACTTCATCGCGATGATGGGCTTCAACGTCCGCGGCACGGCGATCCGCTACGACGTGCCCCTCACCATCGCCTCGGCCCTCCTCGCCGTGGTCGTCGTGGGGGCCGGGCTCTTCCTGGTCTCCGCCAAGGGAACGGGTCCCCTCTCGCTCATCAGCGGCGGGTTGCTGACCGGCCTCGGCGTGGCCGGCATGCACTACCTGGGCATGGCGGGCATGAACATGTCCGCGCACGTGAGCTATGACCCTCTCCTGGTGGCGCTGTCCCTGCTGATCGCCGTGGTGGCCGCGACGGTGGCGCTCTGGTTCAGCCTGCGCGCCACCGGGGCCCTCGCCATCACGGGTGCCGCCCTGCTGATGGGCGTCGCGGTCAACGGGATGCACTACACCGGCATGTTCGCCATGGACGTCACCGTCCACGACACCTCCATGTCCACGAGCGGAGCCTCGGCCATGGACTTCATGCTTCCTCTGATCATCGGGATCAGCCTGCTCACCCTGGGACTGCTCCTCACCATCTTCCTGTCCCCCTCCGAGAAGGAGATGCGCGAGGACGCCGCGCTGCTCTCCCAGTTCCAGCGGCCTCGCGACGGCGTCGCCGGCAGCGTCCCGCCCCCCGGGGCCGACGCCGGCCGGCCGGCCGAGCCCCGCGCCCCTTCCCTGTTCGACTCCGCAGACCCCGGTCACTGA
- a CDS encoding S1 family peptidase, with protein sequence MLSRGPLLAGATTVALYLAATVAPAVAQAAPPAQPPSAVVEALQRDLGLSAEQAVTRLANESRAMTAESNLSKTLGDKYAGSWLNADGSKLSVATSDAASAGAIQAQGAQPVVVSRTLTELNAIKDRLDQASAEAKAGASLWYVDIPTNSVVVQATQQAGGEALVAAAGVDKNAVRVTPSAEQPQPYINIIGGLAYYIGGSRCSVGFSVTRGTTPGFVTAGHCGRAGNATTSPSGTFQGSSFPGNDYAWVATPGHTPQPWVRGSGGANVIVRGSTQAVVGSSICRSGSTTGWRCGVIQQHNASVTYPQGTVSGLTRTTVCAQPGDSGGSFISGSQAQGVTSGGSGNCTTGGTTYHQPVREILSAYGLTLRVG encoded by the coding sequence ATGTTGAGTCGAGGCCCCCTCCTCGCCGGCGCCACCACCGTGGCCCTGTACCTGGCAGCCACCGTCGCACCCGCCGTGGCTCAGGCCGCTCCCCCGGCCCAGCCCCCGTCCGCAGTCGTCGAGGCGCTCCAGCGCGACCTCGGCCTCTCCGCCGAGCAGGCCGTCACCCGGCTGGCCAACGAATCACGCGCCATGACCGCGGAGTCCAACCTGAGCAAGACGCTCGGCGACAAGTACGCCGGCTCCTGGCTCAACGCCGACGGCTCAAAGCTCTCCGTCGCCACCAGCGACGCCGCCTCGGCCGGGGCCATCCAGGCACAGGGCGCCCAGCCCGTGGTCGTCAGCCGGACCCTGACCGAGCTCAACGCCATCAAGGACCGGCTCGACCAGGCCTCGGCCGAGGCGAAGGCCGGCGCGTCCCTGTGGTACGTCGACATCCCGACGAACAGCGTCGTCGTCCAGGCCACCCAGCAGGCCGGGGGCGAGGCCCTCGTCGCCGCCGCCGGCGTGGACAAGAACGCGGTGCGGGTGACCCCCTCCGCCGAGCAGCCCCAGCCCTACATCAACATCATCGGCGGCCTCGCCTACTACATCGGCGGCAGCCGCTGCAGCGTCGGCTTCTCCGTCACCCGGGGAACCACCCCCGGCTTCGTCACCGCGGGACACTGCGGCAGGGCGGGCAACGCCACCACCAGCCCGTCCGGCACCTTCCAGGGCTCCTCGTTCCCGGGCAACGACTACGCCTGGGTCGCGACTCCCGGCCACACCCCCCAGCCCTGGGTGCGTGGATCGGGCGGCGCCAACGTCATCGTCCGCGGATCCACCCAGGCGGTCGTCGGCTCCTCGATCTGCCGCTCCGGCTCCACCACCGGCTGGCGCTGCGGCGTCATCCAGCAGCACAACGCCAGCGTGACCTACCCGCAGGGCACGGTGAGCGGCCTGACCCGTACCACCGTGTGCGCCCAGCCGGGCGACTCCGGCGGCTCGTTCATCTCCGGCAGCCAGGCCCAGGGCGTGACCTCGGGCGGCTCCGGTAACTGCACCACCGGTGGCACCACGTACCACCAGCCGGTCAGAGAGATCCTCTCGGCGTACGGCCTCACGCTCCGCGTCGGCTGA
- a CDS encoding snapalysin family zinc-dependent metalloprotease, with translation MSRIIRLSVAFLLGLAFLVTAVPAQATTTHETAGHTAAAVRVLRYDASRAAEFRSAVDQAARLWNSSVTNVRLVAGSPADFVVVADNGWPRAQPTSLGRGTVWMGRQATAEGHNPLRIAAHEIGHILGLPDRRTGRCTDLMSGASAGTSCTNANPNTAERAEVNRNFAGFAPAIEFGRTYVDSPETATR, from the coding sequence ATGTCAAGGATCATCCGCTTAAGCGTCGCCTTCCTCCTGGGACTCGCCTTCCTCGTGACGGCCGTCCCCGCCCAGGCGACGACCACCCACGAAACAGCGGGTCACACGGCGGCGGCCGTGCGCGTACTCCGGTACGACGCGAGCCGGGCCGCGGAGTTCCGTTCCGCCGTCGACCAGGCGGCCCGGCTCTGGAACTCCAGCGTGACCAACGTGCGGCTGGTGGCCGGAAGTCCGGCGGACTTCGTGGTGGTGGCCGACAACGGCTGGCCGCGCGCACAGCCCACCAGCCTGGGCCGTGGCACCGTGTGGATGGGCAGGCAGGCGACCGCGGAGGGGCACAATCCCCTGCGCATCGCCGCCCACGAGATCGGCCATATCCTGGGCCTGCCCGACCGTCGCACCGGCCGGTGCACGGATCTGATGTCCGGCGCGAGCGCGGGCACCAGCTGTACCAACGCCAATCCGAACACGGCTGAGAGAGCCGAGGTCAACCGGAACTTCGCCGGTTTCGCCCCGGCCATCGAATTCGGCAGAACCTACGTCGACAGCCCCGAGACCGCGACACGCTAG